In the genome of Pongo pygmaeus isolate AG05252 chromosome 9, NHGRI_mPonPyg2-v2.0_pri, whole genome shotgun sequence, one region contains:
- the EXPH5 gene encoding exophilin-5 isoform X2 has product MTKVPPGFDFSFLNDEEARKILQVLERNEELRRAEKDRISKLQKTKRDIRWLQGVTGEWFEEIQRKKFCNETDVSQMLKQPLTYRLRKEMAKNDPIELPTSRSKNVTNQKKPTPFSSRMSFRSSFASLFSFRKSGKETSKLPSLGQKGCDGHAGPPMPVRGAAVAKIYNSSLENQLVDSTFVPKPAVMREDSGMPPPWDASLLENEFFQVLDDLDSTLAQEQSASSVNTRTPLNYGSRTQFSHFYSSGNRHGNITERHKKHYNETSNMSIYDILRPGTPREGFKTFSPRTRTIYDMYRTREPRVFKEDYVQKNTFGSTSLCFDSRQRSALPATGHFTARSLHFPATTQSKNGFIPPRHQQSPKRTPLSSIIWNRSDSSRDRENQKEFLRAPSPMEIDPADKYVYPRGFQENKRYESYHSQNVYQHVSLNAPMENAMSPDTFENSENMPFSHQSNTFARSFFSNTFGRSGEQRRFGQGPFWGQEKGHSFWSDFHRSRKSFSSSDRDFEMISMEANSVSAIHGHNVSSEHWESFSSGYGTDVSRGQEEPHPWQFDFQTSTLDSMVVSHGNETQLTPHFGTPNVCSMTGSSYHIKSSELVSQQDSSPVEVHINKEASSFGIAHTVASSFKTSFSQISDDRRNPQSPNLQNPTVTLQKSFPNNPVSHPMRSHTEVTVTNSNSIDSLPLAKSQPNILVTEVNNEKDLNESISEEDKQLSKMDQTNKAGEIPQPVSQTGISNSLPDFQNPLSQDSAKSNGFGFNASTTISSKKSPRVFSRKDTSKIYIPHKDKSNDIKQDKRFTENRKLGSTASLPFIQEHRTPPSFPRTDQGCHQELTVNDEDISRIITNNHWSSAPTDTQNAQSPEKPVILDTEGEQCATIHSTNCGKLTPGHKTSCDSLDLSSAALPDSSPSKNSSLDAPVVPSTTVFSRRSPSDKDPSLGEREEKDNAGKNEKNQFIVSHSENQERNDSHVPTHDEVVDVKCHSHSPFRNERGKGKIRHRISCIEKLSKTESISVPTSDHRSLIEASQSNSKVSELDTIYCTLPRKSSSFLIHGRQSGSKIMVASLRNGPPPFQIKNNVEDAMGNYTLNKVSPSSPESANECSKVVSDSALGAPEATERMTNVKSSGSTSVRKGPLPFLINRAMSCPSGEPHASTGREGRKKPLTSGTDASELTTRASERIISPVESDSSVRNCSLTKRQHQKENFQEYTEKEGKMAASRRSVFALSNEDPLPFCSDLSGKERGKTLHKVKTTSTFSVSGDEDNVKCLEVVSIYYTLPRKPSKKFCNLFQQYTQNTNLLMESPQVETETFPNGLEKDEQNYSTREQSGTPSCENLKMSVNSDQTLTTENMTAFRFSNRQPLAPTLQEMASVEAAISLPEEESKAREIFSDNLAKTPLGNSENKKERGKKLQSETLHTLLMLQRKKVSEEKSENCQQSINSSNSGPSSLPALSEVNIGNSQTRRSSWECTGSGRTIPFTGSGKCPQKDHTSTAVGDGSSGSQPREGRGDIGTNCQKMTNKTLSHSESQVFALTPALHKLQLGEESQSDEPNLESLQSEPRELPPRSQEANMTESRKAEDEMQKSAWDQPSLPEGNKNKTNLGDLIKGENRSSVKHRLAPMSKASRKFPAKDVSPRRHVATIFPQSGSRSGFDHLSLGTVECNPLFPEATPKSAESIGESRLSEDGKHVKKSENLLPITVLPNREPSTHVSNQKSNSFSQRHQNEFKNVSESPSKHENSKDITAAQNLERESGAPSPITFTSLREAEFSDNQGRLSPPFPLEPAQKSRVSIPLAGFLQQQRSASSLEWEPEPHLYRSKSLKSINVHGDLLRKSHPPKVRERHFSESTSIDNAPSRLTLGNEFSVNNGYSRRFRSFSELPFCDGNESWAYRSGTKTGPRSATSVYRPIDYGIFGKEQQLAFLENVKRSLTQGRLWKPSFLKNPGFLKDDLRNPPNPSESLSSNSPSSQVPEDGLSPSEPLNIYEDDPVDSDCDTDTTTDDEYYLDENDKESEL; this is encoded by the exons ATGCGACGGCCACGCAGGACCTCCTATGCCTGTGAGGGGAGCTGCTGTG GCAAAAATATACAATTCGTCTCTGGAAAATCAACTAGTTGACAGTACATTTGTCCCAAAGCCAGCAGTCATGAGGGAAGACAGTGGCATGCCTCCGCCGTGGGACGCTTCGCTGCTGGAGAATGAGTTTTTCCAAG TTTTAGATGACTTGGATAGCACATTGGCTCAGGAACAGTCTGCAAGCTCAGTGAATACCAGAACACCCCTCAACTATGGATCAAGAACACAGTTCAGTCACTTTTATTCCAGTGGTAACAGACATGGTAATATCACAGAAAGGCACAAAAAACACTATAATGAAACTTCCAATATGTCTATCTATGACATCCTAAGACCAGGAACTCCTAGGGAAGGTTTTAAAACCTTTTCTCCTAGGACAAGGACAATTTATGATATGTATAGGACAAGGGAGCCCAGAGTCTTTAAGGAAGATTATGTGCAAAAGAATACTTTTGGTAGTACTTCGCTGTGTTTTGACAGCAGGCAACGGTCGGCCTTACCAGCCACAGGGCATTTCACAGCAAGAAGCTTACATTTTCCAGCCACAACTCAGAGCAAGAATGGGTTTATACCACCAAGGCACCAGCAGAGTCCGAAGAGAACTCCTTTATCATCCATCATATGGAACAGATCAGATTCCTCTAGAGACAGGGAGAACCAGAAAGAGTTCCTGAGGGCACCATCACCAATGGAAATTGACCCTGCTGACAAGTATGTGTATCCCAGGGGTTTTCAGGAGAATAAGAGATATGAATCGTACCATTCACAGAATGTTTACCAACATGTTAGTTTAAATGCTCCCATGGAGAATGCAATGAGTCCTGACACTTTTGAGAACTCAGAGAATATGCCATTCTCCCATCAAAGCAACACATTTGCCAGATCTTTCTTCAGCAATACCTTTGGACGAAGCGGAGAACAGAGGAGATTTGGACAAGGTCCTTTTTGGGGCCAAGAGAAAGGACATTCTTTCTGGTCTGACTTTCATCGAAGCAGGAAATCATTCAGTTCTTCTGACAGAGACTTTGAAATGATTTCCATGGAGGCAAATAGTGTATCAGCCATTCATGGCCATAATGTTTCTTCTGAACACTGGGAATCATTTTCTTCTGGTTATGGAACAGATGTTTCCAGAGGCCAAGAAGAGCCACATCCCTGGCAGTTTGATTTTCAGACATCCACACTGGATAGCATGGTGGTATCACATGGTAATGAGACCCAGTTGACTCCTCATTTTGGCACACCAAATGTTTGCTCCATGACTGGTTCAAGCTATCACATCAAATCTAGTGAGTTGGTAAGTCAACAGGACAGTTCTCCTGTAGAAGTACATATAAACAAAGAAGCTTCCTCATTTGGAATTGCTCATACTGTAGCATCCTCATTCAAAACTTCCTTTTCCCAGATTTCTGATGACAGAAGGAATCCTCAGAGTCCCAACTTGCAGAATCCCACAGTCACTTTGCAGAAAAGTTTTCCAAATAATCCTGTCTCTCATCCAATGAGAAGCCATACAGAAGTCACTGTGACCAACAGCAATTCAATTGACTCTCTGCCTCTTGCCAAAAGCCAGCCCAATATCTTGGTCACAGAAGTGAATAATGAGAAAGACTTAAATGAATCTATTTCAGAAGAAGACAAACAGCTAAGCAAGATGGACCAGACAAACAAGGCAGGTGAAATACCCCAACCTGTTTCACAGACAGGGATCTCAAACTCTTTACCTGATTTTCAAAATCCCTTATCCCAGGACTCAGCCAAGAGCAACGGGTTTGGTTTTAATGCATCTACCACAATAAGTTCAAAAAAGTCACCCAGAGTCTTTTCCAGGAAAGAtacctccaaaatatatataccaCACAAAGATAAATCCAATGACATTAAACAAGATAAGAGGTTTACTGAAAACAGAAAACTTGGCTCAACGGCTTCCCTTCCTTTCATTCAGGAACACAGAACACCACCATCTTTCCCCAGGACAGACCAAGGTTGTCACCAGGAATTAACTGTAAATGATGAAGATATTTCAAGAATTATTACAAATAACCACTGGAGCTCTGCACCGACTGATACTCAAAATGCACAATCTCCAGAAAAGCCTGTTATTTTAGATACTGAGGGAGAGCAGTGTGCCACAATTCATTCTACCAACTGTGGCAAGTTGACTCCTGGCCACAAGACCTCGTGTGATTCTTTAGATCTGTCATCAGCTGCACTACCAGATTCCTCACCATCAAAGAATTCTTCCCTTGATGCTCCTGTGGTTCCATCTACTACAGTGTTCTCCAGGAGAAGTCCTTCAGATAAAGATCCATCgctaggagaaagagaagaaaaagacaatgcTGGGAAGAACGAAAAGAATCAGTTTATTGTAAGCCACTCAGAAAACCAAGAGAGAAATGATAGTCATGTGCCTACACATGATGAAGTGGTTGATGTCAAATGCCATTCACACTCTCCTTTtaggaatgaaagaggaaaaggaaaaataaggcaTCGTATATCCTGTATTGAAAAGTTAAGCAAAACAGAAAGTATATCAGTACCCACCAGTGATCACAGGAGCCTCATTGAAGCAAGTCAAAGCAATTCCAAAGTTTCTGAGCTTGACACAATTTATTGTACCTTGCCAAGAAAATCAAGCAGTTTTCTCATACATGGCAGGCAGTCAGGAAGTAAAATAATGGTTGCGTCATTGAGGAATGGGCCACCTCCCTTCCAAATCAAAAATAATGTGGAAGATGCAATGGGGAACTATACATTAAACAAAGTTAGTCCCAGTTCTCCTGAGTCAGCGAATGAATGTTCCAAAGTTGTTTCAGACTCAGCCCTGGGAGCACCTGAAGCCACAGAGAGAATGACAAATGTAAAAAGCAGTGGATCTACTTCCGTTAGAAAAGGACCACTTCCATTCCTCATCAACAGGGCTATGTCATGTCCCTCAGGGGAGCCACATGCCTCAactggaagagaaggaagaaaaaagccaTTGACCTCAGGCACGGATGCTTCTGAGCTAACAACAAGGGCTTCAGAGAGAATCATTAGCCCTGTGGAAAGTGACTCATCTGTTAGAAATTGTTCTTTAACCAAAAGACAACACCAAAAGGAAAACTTCCAAGAATACACTGAGAAAGAGGGTAAAATGGCTGCCTCCAGGAGAAGTGTATTTGCTCTTTCAAATGAAGACCCTTTACCTTTTTGCTCAGACTTGTCAGGAAAAGAACGTGGGAAAACATTACATAAAGTTAAGACGACTAGTACGTTTTCCGTTTCTGGTGATGAAGATAATGTAAAATGTCTGGAGGTGGTCTCAATATATTACACTCTACCGAGGAAACCCAGCAAAAAATTCTGTAACCTCTTTCAACAGTATACACAAAATACTAATTTACTTATGGAATCACCTCAAGTGGAGACTGAAACATTTCCTAATGGTTTAGAAAAAGACGAACAGAATTATTCTACACGAGAGCAGTCAGGAACACCTTCATGTGAAAATCTAAAGATGTCCGTCAACTCTGATCAGACGCTCACCACTGAAAATATGACTGCCTTCCGATTTTCAAATAGGCAGCCCCTAGCGCCTACATTACAGGAAATGGCTTCTGTTGAGGCAGCTATTTCTCTTCCTGAAGAGGAATCTAAAGCTAGAGAGATTTTTTCAGATAATTTAGCTAAAACACCTCTAGGTAATTcagaaaacaagaaggaaagaggCAAAAAGTTGCAAAGTGAAACCCTGCATACTTTATTGATGCTTCAGAGAAAAAAGGTATCcgaagaaaaatctgaaaattgtCAACAATCCATTAATTCAAGTAACAGTGGTCCCTCTAGTCTTCCAGCTCTTTCAGAAGTTAATATTGGAAATTCCCAAACCAGAAGAAGTTCTTGGGAGTGTACAGGGAGTGGTAGAACCATTCCATTTACTGGAAGTGGGAAGTGTCCTCAGAAAGATCACACATCCACAGCTGTAGGTGATGGCTCCAGTGGATCACAGCCTAGGGAAGGCAGAGGGGACATTGGAACCAATTGCCAAAAAATGACTAATAAAACACTTTCTCACTCAGAGAGTCAAGTCTTTGCCCTTACTCCAGCATTGCATAAACTACAGCTTGGTGAGGAGTCTCAGTCAGATGAACCAAACTTAGAGAGTCTGCAGTCTGAACCAAGAGAATTACCTCCAAGAAGTCAGGAGGCAAATATGACAGAGAGCAGGAAGGCTGAAGATGAAATGCAGAAGTCAGCTTGGGATCAACCTTCACTTcctgaaggaaacaaaaataaaaccaacttgGGTGACCTAATAAAGGGGGAAAATAGATCTTCAGTTAAACACAGATTGGCACCCATGTCTAAAGCCAGCAGAAAATTCCCAGCTAAAGATGTAAGCCCCAGAAGACACGTAGCTACTATCTTCCCCCAAAGTGGAAGCAGATCTGGCTTTGACCATTTATCTCTTGGCACAGTGGAGTGCAACCCACTGTTCCCTGAGGCTACTCCAAAATCTGCAGAGTCCATTGGCGAAAGCAGGTTGAGTGAGGATGGAAAGCATGTGAAGAAATCCGAGAACCTTCTCCCCATTACTGTACTACCCAACAGAGAACCTTCTACACACGTCAGCAACCAGAAGTCTAACAGCTTTTCACAACGACATCAGAATGAGTTTAAAAATGTCTCAGAATCACCATCAAAGCATGAGAATTCTAAAGACATCACAGCAGCTCAGAATTTAGAAAGAGAATCAGGAGCCCCATCCCCCATCACATTCACCAGCCTCAGGGAAGCAGAATTCTCTGACAATCAGGGGAGGCTGAGCCCTCCTTTTCCACTGGAGCCTGCACAGAAATCTAGAGTAAGCATTCCACTGGCCGGTTTTCTGCAGCAACAAAGGAGTGCTTCATCTCTGGAGTGGGAACCTGAGCCACACCTCTATCGTTCAAAGAGTTTAAAAAGCATTAATGTTCATGGCGATCTACTACGAAAAAGCCATCCTCCAAAAGTCAGGGAGCGCCATTTTTCTGAAAGCACTTCTATTGACAATGCCCCGAGTCGACTGACCCTTGGGAATGAATTCTCTGTCAACAATGGGTACAGTCGAAGATTCAGATCTTTTTCTGAACTCCCCTTCTGCGATGGAAATGAAAGTTGGGCTTATCGCAGCGGGACAAAAACAGGTCCCAGGTCTGCAACATCTGTATACAGACCTATCGACTATGGGATCTTTGGGAAAGAACAACAGTTAGCTTTCTTAGAAAATGTAAAGAGGTCACTTACACAAGGAAGATTATGGAAACCAAGTTTTCTTAAGAACCCTGGCTTCCTAAAAGATGATTTGAGGAACCCTCCCAACCCCTCAGAGTCATTAAGCTCAAATTCTCCCAGTAGTCAGGTGCCAGAAGATGGCTTATCTCCAAGTGAACCGCTTAATATCTATGAGGATGACCCAGTGGACTCAGATTGTGACACAGACACAACCACAGATGATGAATACTACCTGGATGAAAATGACAAAGAGTCAGAACTCTGA
- the EXPH5 gene encoding exophilin-5 isoform X4, translating into MPVRGAAVQAKIYNSSLENQLVDSTFVPKPAVMREDSGMPPPWDASLLENEFFQVLDDLDSTLAQEQSASSVNTRTPLNYGSRTQFSHFYSSGNRHGNITERHKKHYNETSNMSIYDILRPGTPREGFKTFSPRTRTIYDMYRTREPRVFKEDYVQKNTFGSTSLCFDSRQRSALPATGHFTARSLHFPATTQSKNGFIPPRHQQSPKRTPLSSIIWNRSDSSRDRENQKEFLRAPSPMEIDPADKYVYPRGFQENKRYESYHSQNVYQHVSLNAPMENAMSPDTFENSENMPFSHQSNTFARSFFSNTFGRSGEQRRFGQGPFWGQEKGHSFWSDFHRSRKSFSSSDRDFEMISMEANSVSAIHGHNVSSEHWESFSSGYGTDVSRGQEEPHPWQFDFQTSTLDSMVVSHGNETQLTPHFGTPNVCSMTGSSYHIKSSELVSQQDSSPVEVHINKEASSFGIAHTVASSFKTSFSQISDDRRNPQSPNLQNPTVTLQKSFPNNPVSHPMRSHTEVTVTNSNSIDSLPLAKSQPNILVTEVNNEKDLNESISEEDKQLSKMDQTNKAGEIPQPVSQTGISNSLPDFQNPLSQDSAKSNGFGFNASTTISSKKSPRVFSRKDTSKIYIPHKDKSNDIKQDKRFTENRKLGSTASLPFIQEHRTPPSFPRTDQGCHQELTVNDEDISRIITNNHWSSAPTDTQNAQSPEKPVILDTEGEQCATIHSTNCGKLTPGHKTSCDSLDLSSAALPDSSPSKNSSLDAPVVPSTTVFSRRSPSDKDPSLGEREEKDNAGKNEKNQFIVSHSENQERNDSHVPTHDEVVDVKCHSHSPFRNERGKGKIRHRISCIEKLSKTESISVPTSDHRSLIEASQSNSKVSELDTIYCTLPRKSSSFLIHGRQSGSKIMVASLRNGPPPFQIKNNVEDAMGNYTLNKVSPSSPESANECSKVVSDSALGAPEATERMTNVKSSGSTSVRKGPLPFLINRAMSCPSGEPHASTGREGRKKPLTSGTDASELTTRASERIISPVESDSSVRNCSLTKRQHQKENFQEYTEKEGKMAASRRSVFALSNEDPLPFCSDLSGKERGKTLHKVKTTSTFSVSGDEDNVKCLEVVSIYYTLPRKPSKKFCNLFQQYTQNTNLLMESPQVETETFPNGLEKDEQNYSTREQSGTPSCENLKMSVNSDQTLTTENMTAFRFSNRQPLAPTLQEMASVEAAISLPEEESKAREIFSDNLAKTPLGNSENKKERGKKLQSETLHTLLMLQRKKVSEEKSENCQQSINSSNSGPSSLPALSEVNIGNSQTRRSSWECTGSGRTIPFTGSGKCPQKDHTSTAVGDGSSGSQPREGRGDIGTNCQKMTNKTLSHSESQVFALTPALHKLQLGEESQSDEPNLESLQSEPRELPPRSQEANMTESRKAEDEMQKSAWDQPSLPEGNKNKTNLGDLIKGENRSSVKHRLAPMSKASRKFPAKDVSPRRHVATIFPQSGSRSGFDHLSLGTVECNPLFPEATPKSAESIGESRLSEDGKHVKKSENLLPITVLPNREPSTHVSNQKSNSFSQRHQNEFKNVSESPSKHENSKDITAAQNLERESGAPSPITFTSLREAEFSDNQGRLSPPFPLEPAQKSRVSIPLAGFLQQQRSASSLEWEPEPHLYRSKSLKSINVHGDLLRKSHPPKVRERHFSESTSIDNAPSRLTLGNEFSVNNGYSRRFRSFSELPFCDGNESWAYRSGTKTGPRSATSVYRPIDYGIFGKEQQLAFLENVKRSLTQGRLWKPSFLKNPGFLKDDLRNPPNPSESLSSNSPSSQVPEDGLSPSEPLNIYEDDPVDSDCDTDTTTDDEYYLDENDKESEL; encoded by the exons ATGCCTGTGAGGGGAGCTGCTGTG CAGGCAAAAATATACAATTCGTCTCTGGAAAATCAACTAGTTGACAGTACATTTGTCCCAAAGCCAGCAGTCATGAGGGAAGACAGTGGCATGCCTCCGCCGTGGGACGCTTCGCTGCTGGAGAATGAGTTTTTCCAAG TTTTAGATGACTTGGATAGCACATTGGCTCAGGAACAGTCTGCAAGCTCAGTGAATACCAGAACACCCCTCAACTATGGATCAAGAACACAGTTCAGTCACTTTTATTCCAGTGGTAACAGACATGGTAATATCACAGAAAGGCACAAAAAACACTATAATGAAACTTCCAATATGTCTATCTATGACATCCTAAGACCAGGAACTCCTAGGGAAGGTTTTAAAACCTTTTCTCCTAGGACAAGGACAATTTATGATATGTATAGGACAAGGGAGCCCAGAGTCTTTAAGGAAGATTATGTGCAAAAGAATACTTTTGGTAGTACTTCGCTGTGTTTTGACAGCAGGCAACGGTCGGCCTTACCAGCCACAGGGCATTTCACAGCAAGAAGCTTACATTTTCCAGCCACAACTCAGAGCAAGAATGGGTTTATACCACCAAGGCACCAGCAGAGTCCGAAGAGAACTCCTTTATCATCCATCATATGGAACAGATCAGATTCCTCTAGAGACAGGGAGAACCAGAAAGAGTTCCTGAGGGCACCATCACCAATGGAAATTGACCCTGCTGACAAGTATGTGTATCCCAGGGGTTTTCAGGAGAATAAGAGATATGAATCGTACCATTCACAGAATGTTTACCAACATGTTAGTTTAAATGCTCCCATGGAGAATGCAATGAGTCCTGACACTTTTGAGAACTCAGAGAATATGCCATTCTCCCATCAAAGCAACACATTTGCCAGATCTTTCTTCAGCAATACCTTTGGACGAAGCGGAGAACAGAGGAGATTTGGACAAGGTCCTTTTTGGGGCCAAGAGAAAGGACATTCTTTCTGGTCTGACTTTCATCGAAGCAGGAAATCATTCAGTTCTTCTGACAGAGACTTTGAAATGATTTCCATGGAGGCAAATAGTGTATCAGCCATTCATGGCCATAATGTTTCTTCTGAACACTGGGAATCATTTTCTTCTGGTTATGGAACAGATGTTTCCAGAGGCCAAGAAGAGCCACATCCCTGGCAGTTTGATTTTCAGACATCCACACTGGATAGCATGGTGGTATCACATGGTAATGAGACCCAGTTGACTCCTCATTTTGGCACACCAAATGTTTGCTCCATGACTGGTTCAAGCTATCACATCAAATCTAGTGAGTTGGTAAGTCAACAGGACAGTTCTCCTGTAGAAGTACATATAAACAAAGAAGCTTCCTCATTTGGAATTGCTCATACTGTAGCATCCTCATTCAAAACTTCCTTTTCCCAGATTTCTGATGACAGAAGGAATCCTCAGAGTCCCAACTTGCAGAATCCCACAGTCACTTTGCAGAAAAGTTTTCCAAATAATCCTGTCTCTCATCCAATGAGAAGCCATACAGAAGTCACTGTGACCAACAGCAATTCAATTGACTCTCTGCCTCTTGCCAAAAGCCAGCCCAATATCTTGGTCACAGAAGTGAATAATGAGAAAGACTTAAATGAATCTATTTCAGAAGAAGACAAACAGCTAAGCAAGATGGACCAGACAAACAAGGCAGGTGAAATACCCCAACCTGTTTCACAGACAGGGATCTCAAACTCTTTACCTGATTTTCAAAATCCCTTATCCCAGGACTCAGCCAAGAGCAACGGGTTTGGTTTTAATGCATCTACCACAATAAGTTCAAAAAAGTCACCCAGAGTCTTTTCCAGGAAAGAtacctccaaaatatatataccaCACAAAGATAAATCCAATGACATTAAACAAGATAAGAGGTTTACTGAAAACAGAAAACTTGGCTCAACGGCTTCCCTTCCTTTCATTCAGGAACACAGAACACCACCATCTTTCCCCAGGACAGACCAAGGTTGTCACCAGGAATTAACTGTAAATGATGAAGATATTTCAAGAATTATTACAAATAACCACTGGAGCTCTGCACCGACTGATACTCAAAATGCACAATCTCCAGAAAAGCCTGTTATTTTAGATACTGAGGGAGAGCAGTGTGCCACAATTCATTCTACCAACTGTGGCAAGTTGACTCCTGGCCACAAGACCTCGTGTGATTCTTTAGATCTGTCATCAGCTGCACTACCAGATTCCTCACCATCAAAGAATTCTTCCCTTGATGCTCCTGTGGTTCCATCTACTACAGTGTTCTCCAGGAGAAGTCCTTCAGATAAAGATCCATCgctaggagaaagagaagaaaaagacaatgcTGGGAAGAACGAAAAGAATCAGTTTATTGTAAGCCACTCAGAAAACCAAGAGAGAAATGATAGTCATGTGCCTACACATGATGAAGTGGTTGATGTCAAATGCCATTCACACTCTCCTTTtaggaatgaaagaggaaaaggaaaaataaggcaTCGTATATCCTGTATTGAAAAGTTAAGCAAAACAGAAAGTATATCAGTACCCACCAGTGATCACAGGAGCCTCATTGAAGCAAGTCAAAGCAATTCCAAAGTTTCTGAGCTTGACACAATTTATTGTACCTTGCCAAGAAAATCAAGCAGTTTTCTCATACATGGCAGGCAGTCAGGAAGTAAAATAATGGTTGCGTCATTGAGGAATGGGCCACCTCCCTTCCAAATCAAAAATAATGTGGAAGATGCAATGGGGAACTATACATTAAACAAAGTTAGTCCCAGTTCTCCTGAGTCAGCGAATGAATGTTCCAAAGTTGTTTCAGACTCAGCCCTGGGAGCACCTGAAGCCACAGAGAGAATGACAAATGTAAAAAGCAGTGGATCTACTTCCGTTAGAAAAGGACCACTTCCATTCCTCATCAACAGGGCTATGTCATGTCCCTCAGGGGAGCCACATGCCTCAactggaagagaaggaagaaaaaagccaTTGACCTCAGGCACGGATGCTTCTGAGCTAACAACAAGGGCTTCAGAGAGAATCATTAGCCCTGTGGAAAGTGACTCATCTGTTAGAAATTGTTCTTTAACCAAAAGACAACACCAAAAGGAAAACTTCCAAGAATACACTGAGAAAGAGGGTAAAATGGCTGCCTCCAGGAGAAGTGTATTTGCTCTTTCAAATGAAGACCCTTTACCTTTTTGCTCAGACTTGTCAGGAAAAGAACGTGGGAAAACATTACATAAAGTTAAGACGACTAGTACGTTTTCCGTTTCTGGTGATGAAGATAATGTAAAATGTCTGGAGGTGGTCTCAATATATTACACTCTACCGAGGAAACCCAGCAAAAAATTCTGTAACCTCTTTCAACAGTATACACAAAATACTAATTTACTTATGGAATCACCTCAAGTGGAGACTGAAACATTTCCTAATGGTTTAGAAAAAGACGAACAGAATTATTCTACACGAGAGCAGTCAGGAACACCTTCATGTGAAAATCTAAAGATGTCCGTCAACTCTGATCAGACGCTCACCACTGAAAATATGACTGCCTTCCGATTTTCAAATAGGCAGCCCCTAGCGCCTACATTACAGGAAATGGCTTCTGTTGAGGCAGCTATTTCTCTTCCTGAAGAGGAATCTAAAGCTAGAGAGATTTTTTCAGATAATTTAGCTAAAACACCTCTAGGTAATTcagaaaacaagaaggaaagaggCAAAAAGTTGCAAAGTGAAACCCTGCATACTTTATTGATGCTTCAGAGAAAAAAGGTATCcgaagaaaaatctgaaaattgtCAACAATCCATTAATTCAAGTAACAGTGGTCCCTCTAGTCTTCCAGCTCTTTCAGAAGTTAATATTGGAAATTCCCAAACCAGAAGAAGTTCTTGGGAGTGTACAGGGAGTGGTAGAACCATTCCATTTACTGGAAGTGGGAAGTGTCCTCAGAAAGATCACACATCCACAGCTGTAGGTGATGGCTCCAGTGGATCACAGCCTAGGGAAGGCAGAGGGGACATTGGAACCAATTGCCAAAAAATGACTAATAAAACACTTTCTCACTCAGAGAGTCAAGTCTTTGCCCTTACTCCAGCATTGCATAAACTACAGCTTGGTGAGGAGTCTCAGTCAGATGAACCAAACTTAGAGAGTCTGCAGTCTGAACCAAGAGAATTACCTCCAAGAAGTCAGGAGGCAAATATGACAGAGAGCAGGAAGGCTGAAGATGAAATGCAGAAGTCAGCTTGGGATCAACCTTCACTTcctgaaggaaacaaaaataaaaccaacttgGGTGACCTAATAAAGGGGGAAAATAGATCTTCAGTTAAACACAGATTGGCACCCATGTCTAAAGCCAGCAGAAAATTCCCAGCTAAAGATGTAAGCCCCAGAAGACACGTAGCTACTATCTTCCCCCAAAGTGGAAGCAGATCTGGCTTTGACCATTTATCTCTTGGCACAGTGGAGTGCAACCCACTGTTCCCTGAGGCTACTCCAAAATCTGCAGAGTCCATTGGCGAAAGCAGGTTGAGTGAGGATGGAAAGCATGTGAAGAAATCCGAGAACCTTCTCCCCATTACTGTACTACCCAACAGAGAACCTTCTACACACGTCAGCAACCAGAAGTCTAACAGCTTTTCACAACGACATCAGAATGAGTTTAAAAATGTCTCAGAATCACCATCAAAGCATGAGAATTCTAAAGACATCACAGCAGCTCAGAATTTAGAAAGAGAATCAGGAGCCCCATCCCCCATCACATTCACCAGCCTCAGGGAAGCAGAATTCTCTGACAATCAGGGGAGGCTGAGCCCTCCTTTTCCACTGGAGCCTGCACAGAAATCTAGAGTAAGCATTCCACTGGCCGGTTTTCTGCAGCAACAAAGGAGTGCTTCATCTCTGGAGTGGGAACCTGAGCCACACCTCTATCGTTCAAAGAGTTTAAAAAGCATTAATGTTCATGGCGATCTACTACGAAAAAGCCATCCTCCAAAAGTCAGGGAGCGCCATTTTTCTGAAAGCACTTCTATTGACAATGCCCCGAGTCGACTGACCCTTGGGAATGAATTCTCTGTCAACAATGGGTACAGTCGAAGATTCAGATCTTTTTCTGAACTCCCCTTCTGCGATGGAAATGAAAGTTGGGCTTATCGCAGCGGGACAAAAACAGGTCCCAGGTCTGCAACATCTGTATACAGACCTATCGACTATGGGATCTTTGGGAAAGAACAACAGTTAGCTTTCTTAGAAAATGTAAAGAGGTCACTTACACAAGGAAGATTATGGAAACCAAGTTTTCTTAAGAACCCTGGCTTCCTAAAAGATGATTTGAGGAACCCTCCCAACCCCTCAGAGTCATTAAGCTCAAATTCTCCCAGTAGTCAGGTGCCAGAAGATGGCTTATCTCCAAGTGAACCGCTTAATATCTATGAGGATGACCCAGTGGACTCAGATTGTGACACAGACACAACCACAGATGATGAATACTACCTGGATGAAAATGACAAAGAGTCAGAACTCTGA